In Diadema setosum unplaced genomic scaffold, eeDiaSeto1 scaffold_46, whole genome shotgun sequence, the sequence cgaggtgatgtcgtcatccaatcaaaattttgtaattacaggaatgaaagaccatttaataagctgttacatactgaaatctgggtgaaaatcggcaaaggataagggagatacgctcgagtgaacttgaaatttgatgacgtcattttgaaaatatgacatttcagacatctgatccaagaaaaaaaaacgggaaatttctattgcaaatgagctgtgcgtgcgcatatgcgcgcgcgtacgcgtccgtccaatgtttttcaatttttcgaaaaatgctgcaaatcgtctgaaacgtgtgcaaaaaaaggACGTGGCTGAATCCTGCCAGAAGAAGGGCTTTTGGAATCTACGGGTTCAGAAGAAGGGCTTTTGGAATCTACGATCAGAAGAGAAGACCCTTcgactttcaagaaatttctctGCATGCCCCCTGAACTCTACGATGAAATCCTGGAGAGGGTCAGAGGAAGAATCAGGAGGCAGTACACCTGGTACAGGGAGCCGCTGGAAGAAGGTCTCAAGTTGGCAGCTACTCTCTGTCATCTTCTGTCTGGCACCAAGTACTCCGACATGCAGTATGGGTGGACGGTGCCTGAAAACACCCTATCTGTAGTGGCCATGGAAGTGTGTCAGGCCATATGTGACGAGTATGCAGATGAAGTCATGACAACCCCTTCAACCCCTGATGGATGGAAACAACTTGCTGGTGGATTCTACAAGAGGTTGAATTTTCCCCACTGTGTGGCAGCTATTGATGGCAAGCATGTGGTCATCAGAAAGCCTCCTCTGTCCGGCTCGCTATGCTGCAACTACAATTCGGGCTTTTTTAGTATAATCCTGTTGGCTATCATAGTGGACAGTGACTACAAATTTATCTGGTGCGATGTTGGTGGTATAGGTACGATACAATAGGGGAAAGGGGGTAGGTCGAGTCAATTTTAGGGGTACGTCAAATTTGTTACCATCTCACCTCCATTGTTActgtttcaatatttatttattttttgctaaaATGATAGCAATTGGGGCAATTCATCTCAGTTTTTGCTAGataccctttttcttcttcaaaagcgTGCTTTAAGAAAGGTTAATAACATTGgatatttatttcacacaaatgatcttttgtgtagaagcaaaaatctgaaattgattgatttgtttcattataatgttggtatttttatgtataaattttcaattgatgagcttcctgacatttttgcacatgttCATAAGAAATAACTCTCTTCATATCTACCCAACTCGTCATTGTGATgactatcaccttccacgtactcgcacaatgatttttgcgaaaaaaaaaaattaatgtttacaGTGCCAAAAATACTGGAATCTTCTGGctgattttactgtttatctTTGTCGTCCTTTAAATGTAAATGTTGATTTGATGATTTCTCTGGCCGCACTGAAATCTGGACGGACCTGGTCGCTTTTATACTCCCCACGGAGCGCACACATACGTACGAGAACGCCTGatctattctttcttcttcgttTCCAATCGCACGCCATATCAAACGATTGCTCATTGTTCGTTCGTCTTATTGGGTCATATCAACCCTTCGCACGCCTTTGGCCGCAATTTACTCAAAGAAGTGAACCGAAAAATCGTTATCCTTCGAATGTCACAATTATCCTTCGCTTACCGTTCGTTGATCATATTTGACTTTAGTTTATAATCGGATGATTTGAAGGCAACTTTATTTGAAATCGTTGAATTCGCGCGCATTTCGTACGTTTTTCTCATTCCGTCGTTGACACCACGAAGTGGCACTTTGGCGCGGGGTTCACGAAAACcgcgtttcgagaaaaacgcaaTTGAAGTTTTACAATTTTTGAAATCGTCAAATCGAGTAGATTTCTGTAACTAAACATGATAAATTGTACCTGAATGGAAAGAGGAGAACTTCTTCTTTACAGTCACATACCAATTTTAAATAATGAAGGTGAAATATTGCGACGGCGAGGCAGGAAACAattgtgccggttcgtggaatAAATCATACGCGTAAACCGCGGTTCGATTGTTTCCACGAAGTGGCGCATTGGGTCGCGCCCCATTGTGTCCTGTGTATTCTCGAGTACAAGACGAGGTTTTCTGAGATGCGATCTTGAA encodes:
- the LOC140245860 gene encoding uncharacterized protein; translated protein: MPPELYDEILERVRGRIRRQYTWYREPLEEGLKLAATLCHLLSGTKYSDMQYGWTVPENTLSVVAMEVCQAICDEYADEVMTTPSTPDGWKQLAGGFYKRLNFPHCVAAIDGKHVVIRKPPLSGSLCCNYNSGFFSIILLAIIVDSDYKFIWCDVGGIGTIQ